A single window of Rubripirellula lacrimiformis DNA harbors:
- a CDS encoding undecaprenyl-diphosphate phosphatase, whose protein sequence is MLEILVLAVVQGIAEFLPISSSGHLVILGALMGELSESPTLEVILHGGTLGSILVVYWRRILNLLTSDRRVISLLVVGTLPAVVIGLTIKTQFEHIMRYPLLAGAMLLVTGAILVVLGRLKPRSGVYQEMTHKNAFLIGCFQAFAILPGISRSGSTILGGRLLGLKNEDSVTFSFLLAIPAILGATVLTLKDVYEQSVAGQPMQYSGMELAVGATISFLVGIFALKWLIGWSRQDRLHWFAWWCIPAGFVVIAYFGHDAFFS, encoded by the coding sequence GTGCTAGAAATCTTGGTATTGGCCGTCGTCCAGGGGATCGCCGAATTCTTGCCCATCAGTTCCTCGGGTCACCTGGTGATCCTGGGCGCGTTGATGGGTGAATTAAGCGAATCGCCAACGCTGGAAGTGATCCTGCACGGCGGCACGCTGGGATCGATCCTGGTGGTCTATTGGCGGCGGATCCTGAACCTGCTGACCAGCGACCGACGCGTCATTTCGCTGCTGGTCGTCGGGACGCTACCGGCAGTGGTGATTGGGCTGACCATCAAGACTCAGTTCGAGCACATCATGCGCTATCCGCTGCTGGCCGGCGCGATGCTATTGGTCACCGGAGCAATCCTGGTGGTGCTGGGACGACTGAAACCACGGTCCGGCGTCTACCAAGAAATGACGCACAAAAATGCCTTTCTGATCGGATGTTTCCAAGCTTTCGCCATCCTGCCGGGGATCAGCCGCAGCGGTTCGACGATCCTGGGCGGACGCCTGCTGGGCCTCAAGAATGAAGATTCGGTCACGTTTTCCTTTTTGCTAGCTATTCCTGCTATCTTGGGTGCCACCGTTCTGACCTTGAAAGATGTCTATGAACAGTCGGTCGCTGGACAGCCCATGCAGTATTCAGGCATGGAACTCGCTGTCGGCGCTACCATTTCATTTCTGGTAGGAATTTTTGCACTGAAATGGCTGATCGGATGGAGTCGCCAAGACCGGCTCCATTGGTTCGCTTGGTGGTGCATTCCAGCCGGTTTTGTCGTCATTGCCTACTTCGGACACGATGCATTTTTTTCGTGA
- the lysA gene encoding diaminopimelate decarboxylase gives MSAPVASSNSKTVPFTRAQIDEIRKTHPTPFYLYDEAAIRANVRKLNEAFSWCPSFREYFAVKATPNPRILQILMEEGCGGDCSSLGELLLCERIGMTGEKVMFTSNNTLAKDYKKAAEMGAVINLDDLSHVEYLDENVGTPDLICFRYNPGPLREGNVIIGKPEEAKFGFTREQLFTGYREAQTKGAKRFGLHTMVASNELNPQFFVETAVMLFELAVDLHKELGIRLEFVNLGGGMGIPYRPGEAALNFEVVGNGVREAYERLIGGTELDPLTIYLENGRIITGPYGYLVTEVVHAKNTYKNFVGVDACMANLMRPGMYGSYHHLSVLGKEDAPLDLTADVVGSLCENNDKFAIDRQLPQVQRGDVMVIHDAGAHGHSMGFQYNAKLRSAELLLKEDGSVDLIRRAETMDDYFATLDI, from the coding sequence ATGTCCGCTCCTGTCGCGTCGTCTAACTCCAAAACTGTTCCCTTCACTCGGGCCCAGATTGACGAAATCCGCAAAACGCATCCAACTCCGTTTTACCTTTACGACGAAGCTGCGATTCGGGCGAACGTTCGCAAACTGAACGAAGCGTTTTCGTGGTGCCCAAGCTTTCGGGAATACTTCGCAGTGAAGGCGACACCGAACCCACGAATCCTACAAATCCTGATGGAAGAAGGATGTGGCGGCGACTGCAGCAGTCTGGGCGAACTACTGCTGTGCGAACGCATCGGCATGACGGGCGAAAAGGTGATGTTCACCTCCAACAATACGTTGGCCAAGGACTACAAGAAGGCTGCCGAGATGGGCGCGGTCATCAACCTGGATGACCTGTCGCATGTCGAATACCTCGACGAGAACGTCGGCACCCCCGATTTGATTTGTTTCCGGTACAACCCCGGACCGCTTCGCGAAGGCAACGTCATCATCGGCAAACCCGAAGAAGCGAAGTTCGGGTTCACACGCGAGCAACTGTTTACCGGATACCGGGAAGCCCAAACCAAGGGTGCCAAGCGATTTGGACTGCACACGATGGTGGCCAGCAACGAACTGAACCCTCAGTTCTTTGTCGAAACCGCTGTGATGCTGTTCGAATTAGCGGTCGACCTGCACAAGGAATTGGGCATCCGCTTGGAATTCGTCAACCTGGGCGGCGGCATGGGCATCCCCTATCGCCCGGGGGAAGCCGCCCTCAATTTCGAAGTGGTCGGAAACGGTGTCCGCGAAGCTTACGAGCGTTTGATCGGCGGCACCGAACTGGATCCATTGACGATCTATTTGGAAAACGGCCGGATCATCACCGGGCCCTACGGGTACCTGGTTACCGAAGTCGTGCATGCCAAGAACACCTACAAAAACTTTGTCGGCGTCGACGCTTGCATGGCCAACCTGATGCGACCGGGCATGTACGGTTCGTACCACCATCTATCGGTGCTGGGCAAAGAAGACGCGCCGCTGGACCTGACCGCCGACGTGGTCGGATCCCTGTGCGAAAACAACGACAAGTTCGCGATCGATCGCCAACTGCCTCAGGTGCAGCGGGGCGACGTGATGGTGATCCATGACGCCGGGGCCCACGGTCATTCGATGGGCTTCCAGTACAACGCCAAACTGCGAAGTGCCGAATTGCTGCTGAAGGAAGACGGCAGCGTCGATTTGATTCGCCGCGCCGAAACCATGGACGATTACTTCGCGACGCTAGACATCTAG
- a CDS encoding DUF368 domain-containing protein, which produces MLIRFEGQTMVWDTTGPSVAKRVCGRSMTVDSKDGRWSKYHCPVCLKEALMEPTNPTDPLASSNESMSPIEPIRPVETVAAVTATPRNDCDTLGGDVINVIRGFCMGAADTVPGVSGGTVALILGHYTRLITAISHVDSQWFGLVKQRRLAEASRHLDLRFLVALGFGILAGVATLSGLMHWLLEYRMPQTLAVFLGLLVASVWIVHSYVDRWTPGRVMSLSIGAAVAVVITLLPMGTGNMSLPYLFFSAAIAICAMILPGISGAFVLLLLGVYHGVTGLIKDAARGNFDARSLVQIAVFAAGCLTGLLAFSRLLRYLLLHHRGATMAWLMGLMIGSVGKLWPLQRPTAETASEELKFRVMEYVSPSQWDGSLPTLVALAIGSAVAVLVIERFAGGQQSPQDP; this is translated from the coding sequence ATGTTGATCCGCTTTGAAGGTCAGACGATGGTATGGGACACCACCGGACCATCCGTGGCCAAACGAGTGTGCGGCCGGAGCATGACGGTGGATTCGAAGGATGGTCGGTGGTCCAAGTATCACTGCCCGGTTTGCTTGAAGGAAGCACTGATGGAACCCACGAACCCAACCGATCCCTTGGCGTCTTCGAATGAATCGATGTCGCCGATTGAACCGATTCGTCCGGTTGAAACGGTGGCAGCGGTGACGGCGACCCCGAGGAACGATTGCGACACCCTTGGCGGCGACGTCATCAACGTGATTCGAGGCTTCTGCATGGGGGCGGCGGACACCGTGCCGGGGGTCAGCGGTGGCACGGTGGCGTTGATTTTGGGGCACTACACGCGGTTGATCACCGCGATCAGCCATGTCGATTCGCAATGGTTCGGGCTCGTGAAACAGCGCCGACTGGCGGAAGCATCGCGGCACCTGGATCTGCGGTTCTTGGTGGCTTTAGGGTTTGGCATCCTGGCGGGCGTGGCCACGTTGTCCGGGCTGATGCACTGGTTGTTGGAATATCGGATGCCTCAGACCTTGGCGGTGTTTCTGGGATTGCTGGTCGCCAGTGTCTGGATCGTGCACAGCTATGTGGATCGTTGGACGCCTGGCCGGGTGATGTCGTTGTCGATCGGTGCTGCGGTAGCGGTGGTGATCACCTTGCTTCCGATGGGGACGGGCAACATGAGTTTGCCGTATTTGTTCTTTTCAGCGGCGATCGCGATCTGTGCGATGATCTTGCCGGGAATCAGTGGCGCATTCGTGCTGTTGCTGTTGGGCGTTTACCACGGCGTGACGGGGTTGATCAAAGATGCGGCTCGCGGCAACTTTGATGCTAGGTCATTGGTCCAGATTGCGGTGTTTGCGGCCGGCTGTCTGACCGGGCTGTTGGCGTTTTCGCGATTGCTACGCTACTTGTTGCTGCACCACCGGGGTGCAACGATGGCGTGGTTGATGGGTTTGATGATCGGCAGTGTCGGAAAACTGTGGCCTTTACAGCGTCCGACGGCGGAAACAGCGTCCGAAGAATTGAAATTCCGGGTGATGGAATACGTTTCGCCCAGCCAGTGGGATGGAAGTCTGCCAACTCTGGTAGCATTGGCGATCGGTTCAGCTGTCGCGGTGCTGGTGATCGAACGTTTCGCCGGGGGCCAGCAGTCGCCGCAGGATCCGTGA
- the lexA gene encoding transcriptional repressor LexA: MSSQLTDRQQNVYDMIRGLIVKRGYGPTVREIGEHFGIKSPNGVMCHLRALERKGLITRSPNKSRAIELTHAADRNGHSLPMAGMVAAGPTTLAFEQNDRVDFSEMLFREDRFILQVSGDSMINAHIADGDYVVIQKQENAEPGQMVVAQTDEGEATLKFWFPEGDRVRLQPANDLMAPIYVRNARVLGIAVGVVRAGI; this comes from the coding sequence ATGTCCAGTCAACTAACCGATCGCCAGCAGAATGTCTACGACATGATCCGTGGCCTGATCGTCAAGCGCGGATACGGCCCGACCGTACGTGAAATCGGTGAACATTTTGGCATCAAGAGCCCCAATGGCGTGATGTGCCATCTTCGCGCTTTGGAACGCAAAGGGTTGATCACCCGCAGCCCGAACAAGTCGCGTGCGATCGAGCTGACGCATGCCGCCGACCGCAACGGTCACTCGCTGCCAATGGCTGGAATGGTCGCGGCCGGACCGACCACGTTGGCGTTTGAACAGAATGACCGAGTTGATTTCAGCGAAATGCTGTTCCGCGAAGACCGGTTCATCCTGCAGGTCTCCGGCGACTCGATGATCAACGCGCACATCGCCGATGGCGATTACGTTGTGATCCAAAAACAAGAGAACGCCGAACCGGGACAAATGGTCGTCGCACAGACCGACGAAGGCGAAGCGACCTTGAAGTTCTGGTTCCCCGAAGGCGACCGTGTCCGTCTGCAGCCCGCCAACGATTTGATGGCACCGATCTACGTGCGGAACGCTCGGGTCTTGGGCATCGCCGTTGGCGTCGTCCGCGCCGGCATCTAG
- a CDS encoding tetratricopeptide repeat protein produces MTAEPPPDVRRLSTGKKAVFALATLAAFFLVIEVALAVIGFPGDRIVDDPYVGFTGALPLMQASVGPDGDAVMTTAPGKLRLFNQQWFKTPKPAGTRRVFCVGGSTTYGRPFDDATSYSGYLRRLLPQVDPSSDWEVINAGGVSYASYRVAAVMEELADYQPDLFIVYTAHNEFLERRTYASIFATPDWQQSIGSMVRSTRTFAAIDAFVDLIATKQAPADGAVGDDGLAPPLADDDRGIEMLPGEVDERLNHTVGPSDYERDDAWQAAVVTHYEANLNRMVQIARSAGAAIVFVEPASNEKDCAPFKNQDSFFDDATQRFADGQYDDAQSLFAKAIDRDVCPLRATTAISKAIADVAEDQQVPVVPFARRLRQQCVEDWGHSCLGKEYFLDHVHPNIDTHRDLAVWIIETLVQSEWMDGTAPAAEVVAAVDQAIHQSLDPQHQGVAFRNLAKVMHWSGKFPEASRHAEDALRLLPGDPESQFVLADSLVRMGLIDLAIDRYQRLMDQQLYEPALLRFAVLLADTGRLDQAKPYTLMATAAAKSSTRRSALQLLVRIHTALGEDQQADEAVRQMRAEGTSADASGY; encoded by the coding sequence TTGACGGCTGAACCACCCCCTGATGTTCGACGATTGTCGACTGGAAAGAAGGCGGTGTTTGCGCTGGCGACGCTGGCTGCGTTTTTCCTGGTCATCGAAGTCGCGTTGGCTGTGATCGGGTTTCCCGGCGACCGGATTGTCGACGATCCGTACGTTGGTTTTACGGGAGCGCTACCGTTGATGCAGGCATCGGTTGGCCCGGACGGGGACGCGGTCATGACCACGGCGCCGGGCAAACTTCGGCTGTTCAACCAGCAGTGGTTCAAGACGCCCAAGCCGGCGGGGACGCGGCGGGTGTTCTGTGTCGGGGGATCCACCACCTATGGGCGTCCGTTCGACGATGCCACTTCGTACAGCGGATATTTGCGGCGACTATTGCCACAAGTCGATCCGTCTAGCGATTGGGAGGTCATCAATGCCGGTGGGGTCAGCTATGCCAGTTACCGAGTTGCCGCGGTGATGGAGGAATTGGCCGATTACCAGCCAGACCTGTTCATCGTCTACACCGCTCACAACGAATTCCTAGAGCGGCGGACCTATGCGTCGATCTTTGCGACCCCAGATTGGCAGCAGTCGATCGGATCGATGGTGCGCTCGACGCGGACCTTTGCAGCGATCGACGCGTTCGTCGACTTGATCGCCACCAAGCAAGCTCCTGCGGACGGTGCAGTGGGGGACGATGGACTCGCACCACCGCTGGCTGATGACGACAGGGGCATCGAGATGCTTCCCGGCGAAGTCGACGAACGGCTAAACCATACCGTTGGCCCCAGTGATTACGAGCGAGACGACGCGTGGCAGGCGGCGGTCGTGACGCACTACGAAGCCAATCTGAATCGAATGGTCCAGATCGCTCGATCCGCCGGCGCCGCGATCGTCTTCGTGGAACCGGCCAGCAACGAGAAAGACTGTGCCCCGTTCAAGAACCAGGACAGCTTTTTTGACGACGCCACACAGCGGTTTGCCGACGGGCAATACGACGATGCCCAATCGTTGTTTGCCAAAGCGATCGATCGCGATGTATGTCCTTTGCGAGCGACCACGGCGATTTCCAAAGCGATCGCCGATGTGGCTGAAGATCAACAGGTCCCGGTGGTGCCGTTTGCACGCCGACTGCGTCAGCAATGCGTTGAAGACTGGGGCCACAGTTGTCTGGGCAAAGAGTATTTTTTGGATCACGTTCATCCCAACATCGACACCCATCGCGATCTGGCGGTATGGATCATCGAAACATTGGTCCAGTCCGAGTGGATGGATGGGACCGCGCCCGCGGCCGAGGTGGTTGCCGCGGTCGATCAGGCCATCCATCAATCGCTGGATCCCCAGCACCAGGGAGTGGCCTTTCGCAATCTGGCCAAAGTGATGCATTGGTCCGGGAAATTTCCCGAAGCATCCCGCCATGCCGAGGACGCGCTGCGTTTGCTACCGGGCGACCCCGAAAGCCAGTTCGTGTTGGCTGATTCGCTGGTGCGGATGGGGCTTATCGACTTAGCGATCGATCGATACCAACGGTTGATGGATCAACAGTTGTATGAACCGGCGCTGCTGCGATTCGCGGTTCTGTTGGCCGACACCGGCCGGCTGGATCAAGCCAAGCCGTATACGTTGATGGCGACAGCGGCGGCCAAGTCTTCGACCCGTCGGTCCGCGCTGCAGTTGTTGGTGCGGATCCACACCGCTTTGGGGGAAGATCAACAAGCGGACGAAGCTGTCCGGCAAATGCGGGCCGAGGGAACGTCCGCGGATGCCTCGGGTTACTAG